From the Eleutherodactylus coqui strain aEleCoq1 chromosome 7, aEleCoq1.hap1, whole genome shotgun sequence genome, one window contains:
- the LOC136573471 gene encoding vomeronasal type-2 receptor 26-like: MAPKISKNETRFGTPLSGFEIMNIISSANAASESNENAPHVGLMGLPDQGSKFFGRWQGPYEIVEKVDDVNYRVQQQGKRKPYQVYHVNLIKPWKDRDAENCIKCQGDEWPNEKRDQCLPKVLEFISYQNDTMASVFSGISVFGCLVTSFIFRIFVFYRDTPIVKANNRNLSYLLLVSIILSFRSIFLFLGRPSDVTCRLRETSFGIFFSVAISSLLAKTIMVCVAFKSTKPGSPWRKWLSVKLPYTIVLLCSSIQIVICVTWLSVSPQFQDLDSQSYPGKIIIQCNEGSDICFYSMLGYMGLLAAVSFVLAFMVRTLPDSFNEAKYITFSMLLFCSVWISMIPAYLSTKGKYMVVVEIFAVMSSSAGLLVCVFFPKCFIILFRSEMNRKTDLLGKGKE; the protein is encoded by the exons ATGGCGCCAAAGATCTCTAAGAATGAGACCAGATTTGGTACTCCTCTTTCCGGTTTCGAAATCATGAACATAATATCTTCAGCAAACGCAGCTTCGGAGA GCAATGAGAATGCCCCtcatgtaggccttatgggcctcccagatcaAG GCAGTAAATTCTTCGGTAGATGGCAGGGTCCCTATGAAATCGTTGAGAAGGTAGACGACGTAAACTATAGAGTGCAGCAGCAGGGGAAAAGGAAGCCATATCaggtgtaccatgttaatttaataaaaccCTGGAAGGATAGAG ATGCTGAGAATTGTATTAAATGCCAAGGTGATGAATGGCCAAATGAGAAGAGAGACCAATGCCTGCCCAAAGTCCTGGAATTCATCTCTTATCAAAATGACACAATGGCTTCTGTATTTTCTGGTATCTCGGTTTTCGGATGTCTTGTGACCAGCTTCATATTTAGAATATTTGTCTTCTACCGGGACACTCCTATTGTTAAAGCCAATAACCGGAACCTGAGTTATCTCCTCCTGGTCTCCATCATCCTCAGCTTCCGCTCCATCTTCTTGTTTCTTGGTCGACCCAGTGATGTAACTTGTAGATTACGGGAAACCAGTTTTGGGATTTTCTTCTCAGTAGCCATCTCTTCACTTCTCGCCAAGACTATTATGGTTTGTGTGGCTTTTAAGTCCACCAAGCCTGGAAGCCCCTGGAGAAAATGGCtgagtgtgaagctgccctatacCATAGTGCTGTTGTGTTCATCTATACAAATTGTCATCTGTGTTACCTGGTTGTCTGTTTCTCCCCAATTCCAGGACCTGGACAGTCAGTCTTATCCTGGgaagatcatcattcagtgtaatgagGGCTCAGATATCTGCTTCTACTCCATGTTGGGTTATATGGGGCTCCTGGCAGcggtgagctttgttctggctttCATGGTGAGAACATTACCGGACAGCTTTAATGAagccaagtacatcaccttcagcatgctgctgttctgcagtgtctggatctcCATGATCCCAGCTTATCTGAGCACCAAAGGGAAATACATGGTGGTGGTGGAGatatttgcagtgatgtcgtcCAGTGCTGGACTTTTAGTTTGTgtgtttttcccaaaatgttttattattttgttcagatctgaaatgaatagaaaaacaGATCTGCTGGGGAAAGGGAAGGAATGA